TAAAACCAACAGAAAACTGCATTAACAGTTATATCAAACAAGCAACCATGCTCAGAACCGAGAGATCATATGAAAGACACCTCAAGTAGAAAAGACTGTTACCATTCCAGAGACACCACCAAGTAGCAGAGGTCTTCTACCAACTCTATCAATCACCAGTACAGCTACTGCAGTCATAATTAGCTGCAGATAGTATGAGCACATTAGTTTGACCCAGAAAGAGACAAAACTGACACCAGGTTCTCATTGACTGACAAGCTTAATGCGAAAACCTTGACTCTTGCACTCAACATTGAAAAACTAAAGCAGCTTGTTTTCAACAAGGCGGCATCTGGTTGTAAATGTGGAAAATGAAATCACAATGGAAGTTGCTCAGTTTAAAAGGAAATTTAACAATAGGACAGATGCAAACATTAAAAACAAGTATACAACCATTGAAAGGAGGGAACACGTAGCAATCATGCATAAATCATAAAGGGGAAGGAACATGCATGCCAAGAGAGTCCACCTTCAACAATGCCAGATATATTGAGGCCGTCGTAGCATCAGATGCAGCAGAAAACCCTGCAGTCTTTCAAACCATACCAGGTAAGCACAGTGGGGAAGAAGCAAATTGACATTagaaataaattcataaataaataaatatgtgcgtgtgtgtgtgtgcgcgcaTATACATGAAATTAAGCATTAATATCATGTCAAAGAGAACGGGCACATATTATGTGCTAGTCTTATTGAATTCAATTGTTGTACCTCAAAAATAGTGGCAGCATAGTACAGAACACTAGGTTGTCCCGTAATCTGCCATTAAAAGAGTTAAGATATTAGGAATAATTCCAGAATAAAAGCTCCGGTAAAGTAAGAGAGAACCATTACTAAGAAGAATACCTGTTGGAACAAGACTAATCCAGCACCGATTGAAAGAGCTTTCAAGCATTTCCCCTGGAACATCTCCGCTATTGTAGCTTCTTTCTCTTCACTAAGTTGAGAAAGCTCAGACAGAATTTCATCCACTTGCTGAGAAGCCGAATCCCCAATAGCCCTTCCTCTAAGCCAGCACAAGCTACTTATAGCAATTTCTCTTAAATCATGCAATTTCCCCTTGCCCTGTATGGCTCTTAGCAGAATCCATCTTGGTGATGCAGGCAACCACCACATTCCAATAGCCATTATAAGAGCCAAAGGGATACTAACCCCATACATGTAACGCCATCCAGAAATTGCTTCAACCAAGAGGCTACCAACAACATAACCAAACTGAAACATATTGCATCAATCAGCATTAGAAATCCCAAAGCATCATGGAATGTACCACTGATATGAGAAAGAATATAACTAAACCTTATATTACATCACAAGCACATGGAGCATAACCTATAGCTTCTAATAAGCCTTGCTCAGCGATGTTCAATACTTACCAGCATTCCCATGACTATGAAGAACTCTTTCAGAGAAATGAGTCGTCCCCGTATCTGGCTTGGAGCTGTTTCAGCAATGTACATTGGGGCAGCATGCATGGCCTACCAAAAGATAGGGAAGAAAACAAGAATCCAAAAGTGAGCTGAATTTTGAAGATTGTTTGTCATCCAGTAGACCAATAATAAAAATTCTGCGGATTGCAGGAAATGCTCTGAATGACATATACAACAACATAAAAATTAACTACCCTGACTCCCTGAGAATTTACTGTAGACGACATGTCTGGTGTTGTTTGCTCGTAAGTAATGCTTTCTTACTACAAGTACAATGTAGGGATATCCAATTGCAATATCAATGAAAGTACAACTCGGAAGCAACTCTTATGAATGAGGAAAGGACGCATCTTACCAAACCGATTCCAATGCCATACACGAGCCTTCCAATGACCAAGACAACAAAGTTGGGTGCCAATGCTGTGACTAAAGCTCCCAAAAGATAcaataatgaagaaaatatcAACTCCCTTCTTCTTCCTAAGATGGAAAAAATGACTAGTGAGTTAATAAAGAGAGAAATTGAATGAGCAAATAAACATTTCATCCTACACACGGACAGAGAGAACTGACCTAGGAAGTCAGCAACATTAAAAGCCAAAACAGAGCCAGCCAATGCACCATACAGGGAGCCACTAGTCTAAAACAGACAGCAGGCAGCTCAGAGCATTAAATGATAAGATGTCATGTCTTCGTAGGCAGAAAATCCTGAGGAAATTAGCTATAAAGCACAAAAGACACGATGGTGACAAGAAGAGAAGTGAGCTTACTATGAGGCCAACTTCCACAGAAGACAAATCATACCATGAAATTCCGCTTAAAGAGGGCGACTGCACAAGAGGAAGGAATTGGCCGATTAAAAGTTCAGCTAGATTTGTTGGAGCAAGATAAAATCATTTGGAAACTCAGTCCAGCTTTCAGTATCAGAAGCGATGTGGGAGCCATAAAACAAGGAACATCTCAATctcataaaagaagaagcactAGTGGATAATGCAACAGGGCAACAGCACACCcccaccccccaaaaaaaacaaaaaaaaaaaggaatcgtGACATGGGCACATTGAAATCCATTGTAATCTGGAGCATGGTGTATCtgagaaagagaaggaaaaggaagaataacCTGTATAGATATTGTAGCAGATGATGTGGCACCAATATCATAGCCATATAGCAATCCTCCAAAAGCTGGGAACAGAAACCTGAAATGATGAGGTGTGTTTGAGCATGAGTTGTaaaggaaaaagaacaagaGTCCATAACCATGGAGATGGAGAATCAACTAGGAGGCAAAACCTTAGAACGTGGAGGTGATTCAAGTACAATAAGGAGTTGACAAAATTGTACATTGAGAAAAGGGGAGAGGAAGAGAAGTGGGTTTGTAGAGACGGACTTTCTTAAAACTATCAAAGGCTTTCTTTTAACTCAGAAATTCTAAGTAATACAGTTGCAGGTAGGAAAATCTTTAAGAAGTCATTAATATATAGTAACATAAACGCTAGAAGAAGTAGGTAAGGTAGTGGTACTGACGGAAGGATTGCAGCAAGTACGGAATAATTGTCGCATTGGAGGCGTTGTTGCTGTTGTTCCCCATTCTGATGCAGCAGAAGATGCTCTTCTTCTGGTGCACCGTCGTCAATCTCGCCACCACCGCCCTTACATCATTCACATCTTTTTGGTCAGtattctttaatttttaaattattctttctaaggcgggggaaaaaagaaagtgaaaagaagaagaagaagaagaagaatggaGCAAATAtgaaagaggaggaggaggatgatGATGGACCTTTGTGAAGAGGGAGGCAGTAGTAGGAGGTTGGTGTGGATGATCATAAGGAGCCATGGACTCTCGATTGATTGACTGACTGACTTTTACAAAGCAGATTAAAGTAAAAATGTGGGGTTTTGGAGAAGACGGAGGGATTATAGAGGAGACGACCTTCTCTCTCCCGTTGCTTTGGACTCTTTTTTCACGTCACCTGATTAATTTGAGTCGGAGTCGCTGCTGCTTCTTGTGGTGGGTACTTAATGCTAGGCTGGCTGGTTGGTTGGTGGGTAGCGGTCTCCATCCCGGCTACGTTGCCTCACTACTGCTGCTCATATTCTACAATTCTtgcactttttattttgttactgCCACTGGACTGGACTAGTAGCTCCGGTATTTTGCACTGCTGGAATACTTCCTACTGCATTTCGTATTTTATTATTCGCTGCTACTACTGAACAAGCAAACGTGACTTTCAACCACTCGCAGGAGGAATGAAATCgagctttaaaaaaaataattaattaataattttacttagcaaataataaaatattaaatacatatataattttaatattaaaaaatatatatatatattatattataatataatcgACTCAACTCAATGATTAACTAACGAATTGAATGTATTTGAACTTGAGTTCGATTTGATCAATTCAAACTCATTATTGACCAAATTCGAATCAAGTTTGAACACCAAACtccttgaaaccctaattggttgTGTTGAAACATACACGTCAATCAAATCCTCCGCCAATGCATTGCATCCTGCCCTATCTTCCACTCCAACTCACTCACTCAACCCTCCCTCATCCATCCATTTGCCATTTCACCGTAAGCGGCCAAGGCACCAGCGTTTCATTTGGTACAGATCTttattattccttttttttttttttttttgcccttttctcacatagcaatacCTCCCGCTTTTGCTTCCATGAAAACATCACCATGTCAATGTCTCCCAATAAACATCTTGCATCGCGATGGAATTTTCTTAGTAAGGTCATGTTTGATAAtctaattcaacacttaaatttaatgaattcaaaccattcaataaccaaaaattgaacatctgaattaattaagtaataCTAAATTTCCTAAGTAAAATTTGCTTCCTAAATTAAGTgctaaactattcacttatcactaaatataatatacattcaaatgtactagatttaatacttaacaattcaataacttaatggatttagatttcagactttagttttatcaaacgcactctAAGACTACAAGAGGTGCTCCTTTCATTAAGTCGCTGCAGTATTGAAAATGTCAAAATCTTTCCGTCAACAAATCCCACCACCACAATTACAGCATCAAGCACGCCAATTCAACATGCAGAGGAGACGAGAAATCTCACCTTCTCCGGTTAGAGTATGTATAATTCAGTCTCGACAATCACCAAtaactagggatggcaacggggcgagGTTAGGACCATCCCTCGCCCCGCTGCCTACAAACTCCCCCCGCCCCATCCCTCGTCCCCCGCTCCCCTCGTCCCGCCCCGTTTCCCCCGCTGATGCCTCCACGgggctaataaaaatttgttatataattttattatggttaaattttagcaaataatcaagtattaaaatatcaacacatcatcaaattattattcattgtaattttacaattgaatcttataaaaaacaatcaaacaaaaattatttgaatacaatccaacatgatgaaataaatataactaaagtagtcaagttttcacttttggcacaaatacaatcactaattcattattgtgcttgtgctttttttaagaaaaaaatgttattgtattaagtgtaattagggatttagtataaatgtattaataaatttagaataaccaattaataatttgtattagtacacatatataattattagtataattaataatatcaattatattatatatactaatagacattatataatacatataactaataatatcattatcataagtttgtaactaattaaattatatattatatatataattatatacatatatattttatatatttatttttttaaagtgagtgacggggcgggggatggggcggaggtacactcccccgccccccgccccgtttctaagcgggggaaaaaaaattccccccgcccccgccccagcCCCCTCCCCATTAGCCCCCCGCGGGGCGGGTGGCCGCATTGCCATCCCTACCAATAACTTGCATTTATTTGCTTAGTCATCCAACCATTTTCATGtctatcaagaaaaaaaaaatttgttgaacTCACAATTATAGTATTGTAAAACAAATAGGCTGATAGCAAATTCTGCAACAACTACAGGTAAAAGTCCATTTATTTGCTTCAACATCCAATCATTGCCATATTGGTCTTGACTCAACAAGTACAGCATGACATTCAGCCAGAATCCACTCAATTCAAGGTGACAGTTGAGGAACTaaaccaaaatcaagtcaataaCAGAACAAGAAAGTAAATTGACAACCCCCCATGGCCATCACACAATTCAGAGTCTGCAGAGCCAGGAGCTTATACATCCATCTACTCTCCGTCTTCTCTagaatttcatttcaaatctacGAGAAGGAAACTTAGGCCTTGGTCGGTTGCCAAGGTTGATACCTGGTCCAGTCCCTCTGCCCAGGGTTGAGGGAGTGCCCCTTGGAGTGATAGATGTACTGATCACCTTCCCCGGACAAGTTCTCTTTGTGCTCAAGCCCGTATCTCGTTGGTTTCAGTAACAGAAGCT
This portion of the Coffea arabica cultivar ET-39 chromosome 2e, Coffea Arabica ET-39 HiFi, whole genome shotgun sequence genome encodes:
- the LOC113724777 gene encoding D-xylose-proton symporter-like 2 isoform X1 — translated: MAPYDHPHQPPTTASLFTKGGGGEIDDGAPEEEHLLLHQNGEQQQQRLQCDNYSVLAAILPFLFPAFGGLLYGYDIGATSSATISIQSPSLSGISWYDLSSVEVGLITSGSLYGALAGSVLAFNVADFLGRRRELIFSSLLYLLGALVTALAPNFVVLVIGRLVYGIGIGLAMHAAPMYIAETAPSQIRGRLISLKEFFIVMGMLFGYVVGSLLVEAISGWRYMYGVSIPLALIMAIGMWWLPASPRWILLRAIQGKGKLHDLREIAISSLCWLRGRAIGDSASQQVDEILSELSQLSEEKEATIAEMFQGKCLKALSIGAGLVLFQQITGQPSVLYYAATIFETAGFSAASDATTASIYLALLKLIMTAVAVLVIDRVGRRPLLLGGVSGMVISLFLLGSYYTFLDDVPAVAVVGLLLYVGCYQLSFGPIGWLMISEIFPLRSRGRGLSIAVLVNFGANALVTFAFSPLEDLVGAGVVFFIFGGIAVLSVIFIFFVVPETKGLTLEEIEAKLL
- the LOC113724777 gene encoding D-xylose-proton symporter-like 2 isoform X2, producing MAPYDHPHQPPTTASLFTKGGGGEIDDGAPEEEHLLLHQNGEQQQQRLQCDNYSVLAAILPFLFPAFGGLLYGYDIGATSSATISIQSPSLSGISWYDLSSVEVGLITSGSLYGALAGSVLAFNVADFLGRRRELIFSSLLYLLGALVTALAPNFVVLVIGRLVYGIGIGLAMHAAPMYIAETAPSQIRGRLISLKEFFIVMGMLFGYVVGSLLVEAISGWRYMYGVSIPLALIMAIGMWWLPASPRWILLRAIQGKGKLHDLREIAISSLCWLRGRAIGDSASQQVDEILSELSQLSEEKEATIAEMFQGKCLKALSIGAGLVLFQQITGQPSVLYYAATIFETAGFSAASDATTASIYLALLKLIMTAVAVLVIDRVGRRPLLLGGVSGMLSFGPIGWLMISEIFPLRSRGRGLSIAVLVNFGANALVTFAFSPLEDLVGAGVVFFIFGGIAVLSVIFIFFVVPETKGLTLEEIEAKLL